TATTCAGCACGTAATCGTTCTGCGGCTTGCCGCATTCCACATGTCACCTCCCCTAAAGCACGCCGTATTGAAACACGATTTCCGGACCCTGCTGCAAATCCTTATCTTGCTCTTTCTGCTCTTTTAATGGCAGGACTTGATGGTATTCAAAAGAAAATCCATCCTAAAGAAGCTCTTGATCTTAATCTTTATGAACTTGATTCTCAAAAATTAAAAAGTATTCCACGCCTTTGTTCTTCTTTGAAAGAAGCTCTTCAAGCTCTCGATAAAGATCGAGACTTTCTTCTTCAGGGAAATGTATTTTCAGATGAGCAAATTGATGCATATATTCATCTGAAAGCAAAAGAAGCGCATCAGGTTGATCACACACCCAATCCTTTGGAATTTAAACTTTATTATACATGTTAATTGAAAGAATATACGCGGATTAAAGACGTCATAAATCCCTCTTACTTTGTAAAATAAAGAACGTCTTTAAGCATGTTGCTTCCTTCTTTTAATAGATTTATTCTTCTTGAAAGAAAACCCTGTCAAGAAAAATAAATTCTCTTATGTGACATATTTAAGATACCCTTTAATAAGAATATGTATTATGTATAATAGGTTCATGTTGGGATAAAACCTATTTTTTACAAGGAAAAAACTTGTGGATGCTTTTCTCGCTTCTATACAAGACTATGGTTATTGGGTTCTAATTTTTGGAGCTCTCATTGAAGGAGAAAGTATTCTTCTTCTTGCTGGCGCTGCTGCTTATATGGGATATTTTTCTCTTCCTCTCGTCATGACAGTTTCATTCATTGGCGCCATTATTCATGATCAACTTCTTTATAGTATTGGAAAGGTGGGTGGAACAACGCTTCTCCACCGTTCTAAAATGTTTGAAAAGAAATCTGAGCGTGCGTTTGCTCTATTGAAAAAATATGACCATTGGCTGATTATGGGTTTTCGATTTGTATATGGGATACGAACCATTACGCCTATTGTTATTGGGGCCAGTGATATTTCCTTTAAGCGTTATACAATTTTAACAGTTATTTCGGCTGCCCTCTGGGCAATGATCGTCAGTTCTGTAGGATATGTTTTAGCAGACATCATACAATCTCTTATTGAAGCTTTTGAGGATTATAAATTTTATATTATTAGCACGCCAATTCTTTTAATTGGCCTTGGTATTGGGATTTACTACCTTATCAAAAATCAAAGATCTAAACGTAAATCTGCTTTGGATCCTGAATCTTCAAACTCCACAACACTTGAAAGCTGCACCTCTCATGACGCACAGTCCTAACACGCTTCCTCATTCTTCTGAAAAGTATTATATTACGTGGGAGGCCTTTCATAAAGACGCCCTTGCTTTGGCTCACAAACTCCCTCCTCTTCCTTGGAAAGGGCTTGTTGCCATTACACGCGGAGGTCTTATTCCTGCAGGAATTTTAGCCCGCGAGCTTAATATCACACTCATCGAAACTGTTTGTCTTTCAAGTTATGATGATGTCA
This region of Pseudomonadota bacterium genomic DNA includes:
- a CDS encoding DedA family protein, translated to MDAFLASIQDYGYWVLIFGALIEGESILLLAGAAAYMGYFSLPLVMTVSFIGAIIHDQLLYSIGKVGGTTLLHRSKMFEKKSERAFALLKKYDHWLIMGFRFVYGIRTITPIVIGASDISFKRYTILTVISAALWAMIVSSVGYVLADIIQSLIEAFEDYKFYIISTPILLIGLGIGIYYLIKNQRSKRKSALDPESSNSTTLESCTSHDAQS